From the Lathyrus oleraceus cultivar Zhongwan6 chromosome 3, CAAS_Psat_ZW6_1.0, whole genome shotgun sequence genome, the window TTCCAAGAATCCAATTGACTTCTCCAAGGTCTTTCATATCAAAGTTGTTGCACAATAGTGatttcacaacattcataacatCGATGTTTGATCTAAATATGAGCAATTCATCTAGATAAAGTGACTTGATTGTAATAATAACATTGACTTCTCCAAGGTGTTTCATATCAAAGTTGTTGCACAACAGTGATTTCACAATATTCACAGACCGAATGTTTGATCTAAATATGAGTAATTTGTCTTCATAGAGACATATGATAATGCAAATTATAATTTTTCACATTTGTAACTTTCAATCACTTTCTACCCATTTGATATTATTAAATTATCAATGTTTTCATACCTTTGCGTTGGTGCCTATTTTAGACCATATTAGACTTATCTAACTTACATACCTTGTTTTCTTATCCATGAATCACAAACACATCCAATTGGTCCATATATGTTTCTTCTTCTAAGTCACCATTTAAAAGAAGTTTTTAACATTCATTTAGTATACTATTAATTTATAAATAGAAGTAATAAAAGTCATTCTCAATTCGAGTCCTAATCGATGAAAGTTCTAGTGACCATAGAAAAAGTATCGAAGAAATCTATATTTTGTCTTTGTCTTAAAGCTTTGGCCATAAGGTGAGCTTTGTATTTATCAATTGTTCCATCAGGTTTTAGTTTCTTTTATAAACTAATATAGCCAATTGATTTGCAACCAAGAGACAAGTCTACTAAGTGTTAGGTCCGGTTACATTTTGCGAATCCATTAAGAATATATTTTTTACATAGATAATCATTCTCTTTCCATGAATTGATTTCTTTCCTAAATTGTAAATCCTTTTCTTTAATTTGTGCAGCAGATTTAGATTAATCAGAAATAACAATTCCATCTAAATCCACATATTACTTGTCGTTAATTTGCGCATTTGATCCATAAAGAACGACAGAAATGTTATCGGTCAAAAAGTTGACAAACTTTTTGATGGTTAAgaaaaaacatatttttggtttCTAACATTTAAAATGACATCCCTCAAACTTGAATGGCTTATAAGAGGCAACATCAGAAGTACTAATAATTTCTTCGATAGCCATGTCAGTTTGAAAAGGTATTATGATTCTTGTTTTTCGATTTTGGAAATCTGGCACATAAGAAATTATTGGGTCAAGTCGTAAACTAGGTTGCTCTCTTTAAGAAGTTTTGCATCACTATCCAAAATTGTGCAAGGCAGACAATCAACCACGGCACGACCAAGACAAAACATCCTAGTTCTTACTTATTCAATTACTAAAATTGAATACTTTTGGGACACACCATAAGAGGCCAATCTATTGTATATAAGCACTACTAAATTGTAGTATGAgactttattttttaaaattcaCATGTTCACACACAAGCTTATTTCTTACCGATTTCAAGCTAAGTATTTCTTTCATTTTTCAACTATCCATTCAATTTCCAAATGTTGTTATGAATATCGAAGAATATACGGATCTTTATCATTGAACTCACATGCTTCAAATCTATGAAAAACACATTGCTAAAACAATTTGTAGCATTTATGATGCCATGATACTTATGAAAGTCGTCCTCACCTCTGAAAAATTTGGAAAATGCGTTACTATAATGATAGGTATGTACCGTGTACTTGTTGATGTACATTAAGAAGATATATTGAATCAAAAGTTAATAATCTCAAAAGGCAGTCACAATGTCTCAAATCATAACTATTTCCTGAAAATCTTCCAAAACATGAGCATCCACACTCATGTTCAAAGAAAAGTAAACATGTATAGGGTAAATACTCAGGACTTCAACTTCATGTATCATCTcatttattaagaaaagatttGAGTATTATTTCTTATTCTCATGGAAATAAATTATTGTGAAAATTATAATATTAATATTCGTAACGAATTTTCTAAAAACTAAATCAAAATGGTAAAAATAAATTATTGTTAGTATGTAGTTTAACTTATAGTCGGATAAGAGTCATTAATAATTCAAAATAATGATCACCATTGGGATAGAAAATTATTAGCTTACAAAAATCCTCAAAACAATCTATTATTGAACCAAATGAAACTCAAAATAAAATAACCACATGTTCAAATAAAAGACAATACATTTTATTTATTAAcaataataagaagaagaaagTAGGGAAGGTTGATTGCAGGATGTGATTGAAGACCATAAATCAATTATCCATACTGAATAAATTGATTTATTATGTTCTCGAATTAGTTGTTGTCGTACCAAGACTGCTTTTGAAGATAATCAATGATGCTCTTATCTACTTGAAAAGCTTTGGTAAGAACCTCGTCAGAAATAGGGGGATTAGATTTGAACAACGCATTTGCAATAGTAATAACTCCTGGATTTTGACTGCTAAGTCCAGCAATTGCAACGGCATTACCGTATCCCACATTTAGTTGAAAGTGGATGAGACCGATAGGAAACACAAATACATCACCCTTGTTGAGCACTTTGGTGAAGAGACGATTTTTATCTTGATTGGAAGTGACAAATCCAACATAAAGGGTGCCTTCAAGAACTATAAGGATCTCAGTGCCTCGAGGGTGAGTGTGGGGTGGATTTAAACCCTTAGGTGCAAAATCAATGCGAGCCAAAGATATGCCGAGTGTGTTTAGTCCGAATAGTTGATCTACAGTGACTGCAGTCACTTGAGAGCCTAATGCGTTTGAGGTATTTCCAGGATTAACATGTTCGAAGAAATCTTCAGCTTTAACTAACGCAGGGTCTTTACAGAACTTTCCATTCACAAATACTACAAATCATCAAGATATAGTTAGAATAGAGTAAATTCTTAACACAAGCTAATTAAAAAAAGATTTATGAAGAATATATAAATACCAGCATCTTTGGGATCTTGAATTGCAACACAAAAGTCTTGGAGAGGACTAGGGTCATAAGCAAAGGAAGGAGAAGATGCCAAAGCCAAGATGGTAACAAGGAAGTAAAGGACCTTCATTTTGCAACTCACTTTTTATGTAAATTATTGTTTGCTTGTGAGAATTGATTTTTGTTGCATGTAAATCTTGGTATTTATAAGGTTGAAACGTTGAAGTGGGTTGCAATTGAAGTTTACCGTAATTAATTTAGTATTAGATAATGAATCATTCTTCATAAATCAAATTAAGATCAGTATAATAGACTTTGTCTTACTTCCTTAGACATAATTTTTATAATAATTGTTTCACATTCGTCCCAACACAAGGAATAATTGAAAGACCATTTCAAAGTTTCCCAGTAAATAAACAACTAACGACTTGATTATCTATGCATTATCTTCAGCAAATTTACCTTTTGATTTTAAATTAACACACCATCTATTGTCAACAACAGTTGGTGGAATGTGGAATATTTTTTAGCAATTGGGTAGAAAGACCATTTCTGATTTTACTGTGTcaacaaaataataattaattaaggatatgtttcattttttattttactttaatAGTTTATTTCAAAATTAATATTTCTTCATTTAAAATGGGTTACTCTCTATTTATAGGTTGTATTTGCTTGCTCTCTAAGCAAAAACTCTAACTAACCTAATTCAGCTAAAATTACAAAATAAGCCTAAGTCAAAATCtttgtcgagcaacctgcttcgacatTTTGACATAAATGTTTCGACACTTCCTTCCCTCTGTCGAACAACCTtcttcgacacaaggaattacaattcaacacaccacctaatttATTATGCCTAAGCTATCCACATTCATCATAAATCTTAACTTCTTGAACACTTCGATCTGCACTCctttcgtcatgatgtctgcaataTGATTTTCATTTCTGCAGTGTTCAAGATTCAACTTTCCTTTTGCAacttgctctcgaagataatgaaacctcatttcgatgtgcttgcttcgtCCATGTGCTATCATATTCTTTGCCAAATTGATTGCAGTCTTATTTCGACTCCTCATAAACTTCCTTATAGTCTATAGGTTCTTCATCTAGAACCTCACTTGCAAAGATTAAGGCATAAGCTATAAGATATGCATACATAAGTGTGTGTGGGTTTGAACCCCATAGCCAACGACCTTTTTTATTTATCAATTATTGTATACTACATTAAAAATAATGTTATAAAAATCTTTTCTACTTCAAgtttttttataattttctttctcaccaaattcaatttttttttgctTTGATGATCTTGTAACATTTTCTTCCATTTGGTCTTCAATAGGGGATGGTTATGTACCTTCCAACACTGCATGAACGCATTTCTTATTAGTGTAATTGGTTGACATATTATAACAACCGGTTGCACTATATCACAACTCTTTTATTTCGTCGATAATGACAACCCTACTAATCTTGATCCTTCTATTTGTTGCATCAAATATTTTGTAACCTTAAGTATAGTGATACCCTATAAGAATTATCAATTCTCCATTTATCACCCAATTTCTTTCTAAGTTATCCCAACACATGTTGACATGATACCGAACCGAAAACTCTCAAGTGACTCAGATTCGGTATAAATCCAGACCATGTTTCCTCTTGTGTAATACTTTCAAGCTTATTTGTTGGAAACGTATTCAACAAATATGCAACTCTGGACATTGCTTCTCCTCATAACTCTTTCAACAAGTTCTTCCCTTTCAACATTcttctcaccatgttcatgatTGAGTGATTCTTCCATTTGGGAACACTGTTTTATTATGATATATAGTGTGGTACTACCTTATGTACTATGCCATTTTGATCACAGAACCTATCAAATTAATTTGAGACATATTTTCCTCCACCATCCATTTTTGAGAACTTTAATTTTGTGACCACTTTTCCTTTCAACCATGGACttgaacttcttaaacacttTAAGTACCTCATCCTTTCTCTTGATTACGTACGCCCATGGTTTTATACTATGATCATTAATGAGTGTGATAAAATATCTATTGTCACCAGCGGAATCAACTTGCATcggtccacacacatcagaatacaccacctcaaggtgACCTTGGTTCTAAAACATGCATCCTTGCTTAATTTTCCCTTATGTTGCTTCGTTTGCACACagtcttgacaaatttcagctaGTATATTGATCAATGGCAATCTGGTAACCATCTTTTTCCTTTTCAAGACGTTGAGATCTCTAAAGTTGAGATGGCCAACCCTATAATGCCATA encodes:
- the LOC127126593 gene encoding germin-like protein subfamily 1 member 7, giving the protein MKVLYFLVTILALASSPSFAYDPSPLQDFCVAIQDPKDAVFVNGKFCKDPALVKAEDFFEHVNPGNTSNALGSQVTAVTVDQLFGLNTLGISLARIDFAPKGLNPPHTHPRGTEILIVLEGTLYVGFVTSNQDKNRLFTKVLNKGDVFVFPIGLIHFQLNVGYGNAVAIAGLSSQNPGVITIANALFKSNPPISDEVLTKAFQVDKSIIDYLQKQSWYDNN